Proteins found in one Arachis stenosperma cultivar V10309 chromosome 8, arast.V10309.gnm1.PFL2, whole genome shotgun sequence genomic segment:
- the LOC130946925 gene encoding uncharacterized protein LOC130946925 — protein MSVASKLCLLSSSWCCIERCRVFSAHTYYYPMLNCNSVNSANDELFQRGLRFRVEAANSNANAISYSSDSHSFDPDLHSVLELATESELCEIESILFGPSYLSPLLKSITSSNRVEDVERTMIGIDLQQRQHFIAALESRFFFLAADARSTLRGWRPSYRSVLLQLRKKLNITCSTKLSTEDLELEIFLHLLHCNSGKESEDYLGLLDISTTSDGQSSLQGGLSQWKVQSLAALKVGAQDLRSIILKGGGAFTLAKIYQLLAGKLSGKVLAEAANYQIKKELIKKGGQLAITNLESRAALLAAKQGFLGAASRYLGFRSMITLLGPVLWGTFLADLVIQMLGTDYARLLRAIYAFAQIRVIRTYRLPADVTDE, from the exons ATGAGTGTGGCGTCGAAGCTGTGCTTGTTATCGTCGTCGTGGTGCTGTATAGAGAGATGTAGAGTTTTTAGTGCTCACACTTACTATTACCCA ATGCTCAATTGCAATTCGGTAAATAGTGCGAATGACGAACTATTTCAACGAGGGTTAAGATTTCGGGTGGAAGCTGCAAATTCAAATGCAAATGCAATTTCTTATTCCAGTGACAGTCATTCCTTTGATCCAGACCTCCACTCAGTGCTTGAACTTGCCACCGAGTCAGAGTTGTGTGAAATTGAATCAATTCTTTTTGGCCCCAG CTACCTGAGCCCTTTGCTAAAATCCATCACAAGCTCAAACAGAGTAGAGGATGTTGAACGAACCATGATTGGCATCGACCTTCAGCAACGACAACACTTCATAGCTGCTCTGGAGTCCCGATTTTTCTTCCTTGCTGCTGATGCCCGCTCTACCTTAAG GGGTTGGAGACCATCTTATAGAAGTGTATTGCTTCAACTCAGGAAAAAACTTAACATTACTTGCTCAACCAAATTGTCAACTGAAGACCTTGAACTAGAGATTTTCCTCCACCTGTTGCACTGCAATTCAGG GAAGGAATCAGAAGATTATCTAGGTTTATTGGACATAAGCACAACGTCTGATGGCCAGAGCAGTCTACAAGGCGGACTCAGTCAGTGGAAAGTTCAATCTCTGGCCGCTTTGAAAGTTGGGGCACAAGATCTTCGATCAATTATTTTGAAG GGTGGTGGTGCATTCACATTGGCAAAGATATATCAATTG TTAGCAGGGAAATTATCTGGCAAAGTGCTTGCAGAAGCTGCTAACTACCAGATTAAGAAAGAGCTAATTAAGAAG GGTGGACAGTTAGCTATTACGAATCTAGAATCCCGAGCAGCCTTGCTTGCAGCTAAACAG gGTTTTCTTGGTGCTGCATCAAGATATCTCGGTTTTAGAAGCATGATCACATTACTTGGACCTGT GCTCTGGGGAACATTTTTGGCAGATCTGGTCATTCAAATGCTTGGAACAGATTATGCTAGACTCTTGCGTGCAATTTATGCTTTCGCTCAG ATTCGAGTAATTCGCACTTACAGACTGCCAGCTGACGTTACTGATGAGTAG
- the LOC130944619 gene encoding protein KAKU4 isoform X2 yields MASISGSRSGGKILRSRRRAATSRTPYDRPAPPPPSASAAPPSANWLSRYVLSPTRFIASGTGKFFSAVFDLDSSSPTSSSSDESSPCSSAAGSSSEEVGAFDDEIDNTVEGDDALNKGLQPLVASSESKLVIEQLLMKESFSREEGDRLIKIIRSRVVDFPVNDDGEDKGSRDIASPELCSAAVLEAKKWLQEKKSGLESNSDLGYGIRSLDLVTLTQVPTDEGSPVDVAKSYMRSRPPWASPSLDHIKPPTPVGIQLFKEQTPHLFGGNSTSSSKLKRDTPATGSWSIQDELRRVRSRATEEMLRTVPSSKIDLSPFPMGNTNNVHTSAIENIKVSSGEKAHNFTNVEYPLSNLAGGISGEASPGLESKLNGSLPESFPSDPANINSDQKQGFGAVQQSKGSQDGYGEITTSGKGDGSLNDVHRDGGLVYIDATNDTNGDNHQLDSGLKSSLHDENGSVIKEKVVVEAALPNGNSGPRIHAGQVIEQNRETLDNEPTTVYSRQEETTAQRVLERDNCKVLSESIEIPDSQNSSSIQYEVQEDNNLPGSEANLEATQSSIAKRKGKRVTRSNTRGGWAKGVK; encoded by the exons ATGGCTTCTATTTCCGGATCTCGATCGGGCGGCAAAATTCTCCGCTCCCGCCGCCGCGCCGCCACCTCCAGGACACCATACGACCGCCCCGCTCCTCCGCCACCTTCCGCTTCCGCCGCTCCTCCGAGCGCTAACTGGCTCTCCCGCTACGTGCTCTCCCCGACGCGTTTCATTGCCTCCGGCACCGGGAAGTTCTTCTCCGCCGTTTTCGATCTCGATAGCTCTTCACCTACTTCGTCGTCTTCGGATGAGTCTTCTCCATGCTCTTCTGCTGCTGGTTCCAGTTCAG aggaggttggtgcttTCGATGATGAAATTGATAACACTGTCGAAGGTGATGATGCATTGAACAAG GGGCTCCAGCCATTAGTTGCGAGCAGCGAAAGCAAGCTTGTCATTGAGCAGCTACTTATGAAGGAGTCATTCTCAAG GGAAGAAGGTGAtagattgataaaaataatcCGCTCACGAGTTGTCGATTTTCCTGTCAATGATGATGGTGAAGATAAGGGGTCAAGAG ATATAGCTTCACCTGAACTCTGTAGTGCTGCTGTTTTGGAGGCCAAGAAATGGCTGCAGGAAAAGAAGTCAGGATTAGAATCAAACTCAGATTTGGGTTATGGAATACGTAGTTTGGATTTGGTTACATTAACTCAA GTTCCCACAGATGAAGGATCACCTGTGGATGTGGCGAAGTCATACATGCGCTCACGCCCTCCATGGGCATCTCCCTCCCTAGACCATATTAAGCCTCCAACACCAGTTGGAATTCAACTCTTTAAAGAACAAACACCACATCTATTCGGTGGCAATTCTACATCCTCCTCCAAG TTGAAAAGGGAtactcctgctactggttcatGGAGTATTCAGGATGAATTACGAAGAGTAAGATCCAGGGCAACGGAGGAGATGCTTAGGACAGTTCCTTCCTCAAAAATTGATTTGTCTCCTTTTCCTATGGGAAATACAAATAATGTACACACTTCAGCTATTGAAAACATCAAAGTTAGTTCTGGAGAGAAAGCACATAATTTTACAAATGTAGAATATCCATTATCAAACTTGGCTGGTGGAATCAGTGGTGAGGCCTCTCCTG GTTTGGAGAGTAAACTGAATGGTTCCCTGCCTGAATCTTTTCCATCTGATCCAGCTAATATTAATTCTGATCAGAAGCAG GGTTTTGGAGCTGTCCAGCAAAGTAAAG GTTCACAAGATGGCTATGGAGAAATAACTACTTCAGGAAAGGGAGATGGGTCCTTAAATGATGTGCACAG GGATGGTGGTCTGGTGTACATTGATGCCACGAATGACACAAATGGGGATAATCATCAGCTAGACTCAG GTTTAAAATCTAGTTTACATGATGAAAACGGCTCAGTAATCAAAGAGAAGGTTGTAGTAGAAGCTGCATTACCAAATGGGAATTCAGGGCCCAG AATTCATGCAGGGCAGGTTATTGAACAGAACAGGGAGACACTTGATAATGAACCCACTACAGTTTATTCAAGGCAGGAGGAGACGACAGCTCAGAGGGTTCTTGAACGAGATAACTGTAAGGTGTTGAGTGAATCCATTGAAATACCCGACTCTCAGAACAGTTCCAGCATACAGTATGAGGTTCAAGAAGACAATAATCTGCCAGGTTCGGAAGCTAACTTGGAAGCCACACAAAGTAGTATTGCCAAGCGAAAGGGTAAGAGAGTTACCAGATCCAACACGCGAGGAGGCTGGGCCAAGGGTGTCAAATAA
- the LOC130946759 gene encoding COP9 signalosome complex subunit 5a-like isoform X1, with product MEGSGSSVSASSSAAMAQQTWELENNIIPMDTPPSGADDSIFYYDESLQGEYQREKPWSNDPHYFKRVKVSALALLKMVVHARSGGTIEVMGLMQGKIDGDSIIVMDAFALPVEGTETRVNAQADAYEYSVEYDQTNKRAGRLENVVGWYHSHPGYGCWLSGIDVSTQMLNQQFQEPFLAVVIDPTRTVSAGKVEIGAFRTYPEGYKPPDDPISEYQTIPLNKIEDFGVHCKQYYSLDITYFKSSLDSHLLDLLWNKYWVNTLSSSPLLGNGDYVAGQISDLAEKLEQAETQLAHARFGPLLAPAPRKKEFMRQIKALREESPLAKITRDGAKITVEQVHGLMSQVIKDILFNSVQSSRSRTETSGPEPMIES from the exons ATGGAAGGTTCTGGAAGCAGCGTTTCGGCGTCATCATCGGCAGCGATGGCGCAACAAACATGGGAGCTGGAAAACAACATAATACCCATGGACACACCACCTTCCGGCGCCGACGACTCCATCTTCTACTACGACGAGTCACTCCAAGGAGAGTACCAGCGCGAAAAGCCATGGTCCAACGACCCTCACTACTTCAAGCGCGTCAAGGTTTCCGCTCTCGCGTTACTCAAGATGGTTGTTCACGCGCGTTCTGGCGGCACCATCGAGGTCATGGGTCTCATGCAAGGCAAGATCGACGGTGACTCTATCATCGTCATGGATGCTTTTGCTTTGCCCGTTGAGGGAACCGAAACGCGTGTCAATGCCCAAGCTGATGCGTATGAGTACAGTGTTGAGTATGATCAGACCAACAAGCGT GCTGGGCGATTGGAAAATGTTGTTGGGTGGTATCACTCTCACCCTGGTTATGGGTGCTGGCTTTCTGGTATAGATGTGTCGACACAGATGCTCAATCAGCAGTTTCAGGAGCCCTTTCTGGCTGTTGTTATTGACCCCACTAGGACTGTTTCTGCTGGGAAAGTTGAGATTGGGGCCTTCAGGACATACCCTGAAGGGTATAAGCCTCCTGATGATCCTATTTCCGAGTACCAAACCATACCCCTCAATAAGATTGAAGACTTTGGTGTCCATTGTAAACAG TATTATTCATTGGATATCACTTACTTTAAATCTTCTCTTGATTCACACCTCTTGGATCTGCTATGGAACAAATATTGGGTGAATACGCTTTCTTCTTCTCCCCTATTGGGTAATGGGGACTATGTTGCTGGACAAATCTCAGATTTAG CTGAAAAATTAGAACAAGCAGAGACTCAATTGGCGCATGCACGCTTTGGACCATTATTAGCACCTGCtccaagaaagaaagaa TTCATGCGACAAATTAAGGCTTTAAGG GAAGAGTCTCCACTCGCTAAGATTACTCGTGATGGTGCAAAAATTACTGTGGAGCAAGTGCATGGACTAATGTCACAG GTAATCAAGGATATTCTATTCAACTCTGTTCAATCAAGTAGGTCTCGCACAGAAACATCTGGCCCTGAGCCCATGATTGAAAGTTGA
- the LOC130946086 gene encoding uncharacterized protein LOC130946086: protein MISDNGTQFVDKKIREFLVGLRIKQRFSSVEHPQTNSQVEAANKVILKGLKKRLDQRKGVWVDELASVMWSCRTTPQSSTGKTPFRLTYGVDAVIPADIGEPSPRLHLGGIEEAVEKDMVYETKEMAH, encoded by the coding sequence ATGATATCGGACAACGGAACACAGTTTGTGGACAAGAAAATTAGGGAGTTCCTCGTGGGCCTAAGGATAAAACAAAGGTTCTCATCGGTAGAACACCCCCAGACCAACAGCCAAGTCGAAGCTGCGAACAAAGTCATCCTCAAAGGCCTGAAAAAGCGACTCGACCAGCGGAAAGGAGTGTGGGTAGACGAACTAGCATCAGTCATGTGGTCGTGTAGAACAACACCTCAGTCTTCCACCGGAAAAACACCTTTCCGACTCACCTACGGGGTTGACGCAGTAATCCCTGCAGATATCGGAGAGCCAAGTCCACGGCTACACCTGGGTGGCATAGAAGAGGCCGTGGAAAAGGACATGGTCTATGAAACCAAAGAAATGGCACACTAG
- the LOC130944619 gene encoding protein KAKU4 isoform X1: MASISGSRSGGKILRSRRRAATSRTPYDRPAPPPPSASAAPPSANWLSRYVLSPTRFIASGTGKFFSAVFDLDSSSPTSSSSDESSPCSSAAGSSSEEVGAFDDEIDNTVEGDDALNKGLQPLVASSESKLVIEQLLMKESFSREEGDRLIKIIRSRVVDFPVNDDGEDKGSRDIASPELCSAAVLEAKKWLQEKKSGLESNSDLGYGIRSLDLVTLTQVPTDEGSPVDVAKSYMRSRPPWASPSLDHIKPPTPVGIQLFKEQTPHLFGGNSTSSSKVHLLKRDTPATGSWSIQDELRRVRSRATEEMLRTVPSSKIDLSPFPMGNTNNVHTSAIENIKVSSGEKAHNFTNVEYPLSNLAGGISGEASPGLESKLNGSLPESFPSDPANINSDQKQGFGAVQQSKGSQDGYGEITTSGKGDGSLNDVHRDGGLVYIDATNDTNGDNHQLDSGLKSSLHDENGSVIKEKVVVEAALPNGNSGPRIHAGQVIEQNRETLDNEPTTVYSRQEETTAQRVLERDNCKVLSESIEIPDSQNSSSIQYEVQEDNNLPGSEANLEATQSSIAKRKGKRVTRSNTRGGWAKGVK; encoded by the exons ATGGCTTCTATTTCCGGATCTCGATCGGGCGGCAAAATTCTCCGCTCCCGCCGCCGCGCCGCCACCTCCAGGACACCATACGACCGCCCCGCTCCTCCGCCACCTTCCGCTTCCGCCGCTCCTCCGAGCGCTAACTGGCTCTCCCGCTACGTGCTCTCCCCGACGCGTTTCATTGCCTCCGGCACCGGGAAGTTCTTCTCCGCCGTTTTCGATCTCGATAGCTCTTCACCTACTTCGTCGTCTTCGGATGAGTCTTCTCCATGCTCTTCTGCTGCTGGTTCCAGTTCAG aggaggttggtgcttTCGATGATGAAATTGATAACACTGTCGAAGGTGATGATGCATTGAACAAG GGGCTCCAGCCATTAGTTGCGAGCAGCGAAAGCAAGCTTGTCATTGAGCAGCTACTTATGAAGGAGTCATTCTCAAG GGAAGAAGGTGAtagattgataaaaataatcCGCTCACGAGTTGTCGATTTTCCTGTCAATGATGATGGTGAAGATAAGGGGTCAAGAG ATATAGCTTCACCTGAACTCTGTAGTGCTGCTGTTTTGGAGGCCAAGAAATGGCTGCAGGAAAAGAAGTCAGGATTAGAATCAAACTCAGATTTGGGTTATGGAATACGTAGTTTGGATTTGGTTACATTAACTCAA GTTCCCACAGATGAAGGATCACCTGTGGATGTGGCGAAGTCATACATGCGCTCACGCCCTCCATGGGCATCTCCCTCCCTAGACCATATTAAGCCTCCAACACCAGTTGGAATTCAACTCTTTAAAGAACAAACACCACATCTATTCGGTGGCAATTCTACATCCTCCTCCAAGGTGCATTTG TTGAAAAGGGAtactcctgctactggttcatGGAGTATTCAGGATGAATTACGAAGAGTAAGATCCAGGGCAACGGAGGAGATGCTTAGGACAGTTCCTTCCTCAAAAATTGATTTGTCTCCTTTTCCTATGGGAAATACAAATAATGTACACACTTCAGCTATTGAAAACATCAAAGTTAGTTCTGGAGAGAAAGCACATAATTTTACAAATGTAGAATATCCATTATCAAACTTGGCTGGTGGAATCAGTGGTGAGGCCTCTCCTG GTTTGGAGAGTAAACTGAATGGTTCCCTGCCTGAATCTTTTCCATCTGATCCAGCTAATATTAATTCTGATCAGAAGCAG GGTTTTGGAGCTGTCCAGCAAAGTAAAG GTTCACAAGATGGCTATGGAGAAATAACTACTTCAGGAAAGGGAGATGGGTCCTTAAATGATGTGCACAG GGATGGTGGTCTGGTGTACATTGATGCCACGAATGACACAAATGGGGATAATCATCAGCTAGACTCAG GTTTAAAATCTAGTTTACATGATGAAAACGGCTCAGTAATCAAAGAGAAGGTTGTAGTAGAAGCTGCATTACCAAATGGGAATTCAGGGCCCAG AATTCATGCAGGGCAGGTTATTGAACAGAACAGGGAGACACTTGATAATGAACCCACTACAGTTTATTCAAGGCAGGAGGAGACGACAGCTCAGAGGGTTCTTGAACGAGATAACTGTAAGGTGTTGAGTGAATCCATTGAAATACCCGACTCTCAGAACAGTTCCAGCATACAGTATGAGGTTCAAGAAGACAATAATCTGCCAGGTTCGGAAGCTAACTTGGAAGCCACACAAAGTAGTATTGCCAAGCGAAAGGGTAAGAGAGTTACCAGATCCAACACGCGAGGAGGCTGGGCCAAGGGTGTCAAATAA
- the LOC130946759 gene encoding COP9 signalosome complex subunit 5a-like isoform X2 → MEGSGSSVSASSSAAMAQQTWELENNIIPMDTPPSGADDSIFYYDESLQGEYQREKPWSNDPHYFKRVKVSALALLKMVVHARSGGTIEVMGLMQGKIDGDSIIVMDAFALPVEGTETRVNAQADAYEYSVEYDQTNKRAGRLENVVGWYHSHPGYGCWLSGIDVSTQMLNQQFQEPFLAVVIDPTRTVSAGKVEIGAFRTYPEGYKPPDDPISEYQTIPLNKIEDFGVHCKQYYSLDITYFKSSLDSHLLDLLWNKYWVNTLSSSPLLGNGDYVAGQISDLAEKLEQAETQLAHARFGPLLAPAPRKKEEESPLAKITRDGAKITVEQVHGLMSQVIKDILFNSVQSSRSRTETSGPEPMIES, encoded by the exons ATGGAAGGTTCTGGAAGCAGCGTTTCGGCGTCATCATCGGCAGCGATGGCGCAACAAACATGGGAGCTGGAAAACAACATAATACCCATGGACACACCACCTTCCGGCGCCGACGACTCCATCTTCTACTACGACGAGTCACTCCAAGGAGAGTACCAGCGCGAAAAGCCATGGTCCAACGACCCTCACTACTTCAAGCGCGTCAAGGTTTCCGCTCTCGCGTTACTCAAGATGGTTGTTCACGCGCGTTCTGGCGGCACCATCGAGGTCATGGGTCTCATGCAAGGCAAGATCGACGGTGACTCTATCATCGTCATGGATGCTTTTGCTTTGCCCGTTGAGGGAACCGAAACGCGTGTCAATGCCCAAGCTGATGCGTATGAGTACAGTGTTGAGTATGATCAGACCAACAAGCGT GCTGGGCGATTGGAAAATGTTGTTGGGTGGTATCACTCTCACCCTGGTTATGGGTGCTGGCTTTCTGGTATAGATGTGTCGACACAGATGCTCAATCAGCAGTTTCAGGAGCCCTTTCTGGCTGTTGTTATTGACCCCACTAGGACTGTTTCTGCTGGGAAAGTTGAGATTGGGGCCTTCAGGACATACCCTGAAGGGTATAAGCCTCCTGATGATCCTATTTCCGAGTACCAAACCATACCCCTCAATAAGATTGAAGACTTTGGTGTCCATTGTAAACAG TATTATTCATTGGATATCACTTACTTTAAATCTTCTCTTGATTCACACCTCTTGGATCTGCTATGGAACAAATATTGGGTGAATACGCTTTCTTCTTCTCCCCTATTGGGTAATGGGGACTATGTTGCTGGACAAATCTCAGATTTAG CTGAAAAATTAGAACAAGCAGAGACTCAATTGGCGCATGCACGCTTTGGACCATTATTAGCACCTGCtccaagaaagaaagaa GAAGAGTCTCCACTCGCTAAGATTACTCGTGATGGTGCAAAAATTACTGTGGAGCAAGTGCATGGACTAATGTCACAG GTAATCAAGGATATTCTATTCAACTCTGTTCAATCAAGTAGGTCTCGCACAGAAACATCTGGCCCTGAGCCCATGATTGAAAGTTGA
- the LOC130944619 gene encoding protein KAKU4 isoform X3 produces the protein MASISGSRSGGKILRSRRRAATSRTPYDRPAPPPPSASAAPPSANWLSRYVLSPTRFIASGTGKFFSAVFDLDSSSPTSSSSDESSPCSSAAGSSSEEVGAFDDEIDNTVEGDDALNKGLQPLVASSESKLVIEQLLMKESFSREEGDRLIKIIRSRVVDFPVNDDGEDKGSRDIASPELCSAAVLEAKKWLQEKKSGLESNSDLGYGIRSLDLVTLTQVPTDEGSPVDVAKSYMRSRPPWASPSLDHIKPPTPVGIQLFKEQTPHLFGGNSTSSSKVHLLKRDTPATGSWSIQDELRRVRSRATEEMLRTVPSSKIDLSPFPMGNTNNVHTSAIENIKVSSGEKAHNFTNVEYPLSNLAGGISGLESKLNGSLPESFPSDPANINSDQKQGFGAVQQSKGSQDGYGEITTSGKGDGSLNDVHRDGGLVYIDATNDTNGDNHQLDSGLKSSLHDENGSVIKEKVVVEAALPNGNSGPRIHAGQVIEQNRETLDNEPTTVYSRQEETTAQRVLERDNCKVLSESIEIPDSQNSSSIQYEVQEDNNLPGSEANLEATQSSIAKRKGKRVTRSNTRGGWAKGVK, from the exons ATGGCTTCTATTTCCGGATCTCGATCGGGCGGCAAAATTCTCCGCTCCCGCCGCCGCGCCGCCACCTCCAGGACACCATACGACCGCCCCGCTCCTCCGCCACCTTCCGCTTCCGCCGCTCCTCCGAGCGCTAACTGGCTCTCCCGCTACGTGCTCTCCCCGACGCGTTTCATTGCCTCCGGCACCGGGAAGTTCTTCTCCGCCGTTTTCGATCTCGATAGCTCTTCACCTACTTCGTCGTCTTCGGATGAGTCTTCTCCATGCTCTTCTGCTGCTGGTTCCAGTTCAG aggaggttggtgcttTCGATGATGAAATTGATAACACTGTCGAAGGTGATGATGCATTGAACAAG GGGCTCCAGCCATTAGTTGCGAGCAGCGAAAGCAAGCTTGTCATTGAGCAGCTACTTATGAAGGAGTCATTCTCAAG GGAAGAAGGTGAtagattgataaaaataatcCGCTCACGAGTTGTCGATTTTCCTGTCAATGATGATGGTGAAGATAAGGGGTCAAGAG ATATAGCTTCACCTGAACTCTGTAGTGCTGCTGTTTTGGAGGCCAAGAAATGGCTGCAGGAAAAGAAGTCAGGATTAGAATCAAACTCAGATTTGGGTTATGGAATACGTAGTTTGGATTTGGTTACATTAACTCAA GTTCCCACAGATGAAGGATCACCTGTGGATGTGGCGAAGTCATACATGCGCTCACGCCCTCCATGGGCATCTCCCTCCCTAGACCATATTAAGCCTCCAACACCAGTTGGAATTCAACTCTTTAAAGAACAAACACCACATCTATTCGGTGGCAATTCTACATCCTCCTCCAAGGTGCATTTG TTGAAAAGGGAtactcctgctactggttcatGGAGTATTCAGGATGAATTACGAAGAGTAAGATCCAGGGCAACGGAGGAGATGCTTAGGACAGTTCCTTCCTCAAAAATTGATTTGTCTCCTTTTCCTATGGGAAATACAAATAATGTACACACTTCAGCTATTGAAAACATCAAAGTTAGTTCTGGAGAGAAAGCACATAATTTTACAAATGTAGAATATCCATTATCAAACTTGGCTGGTGGAATCAGTG GTTTGGAGAGTAAACTGAATGGTTCCCTGCCTGAATCTTTTCCATCTGATCCAGCTAATATTAATTCTGATCAGAAGCAG GGTTTTGGAGCTGTCCAGCAAAGTAAAG GTTCACAAGATGGCTATGGAGAAATAACTACTTCAGGAAAGGGAGATGGGTCCTTAAATGATGTGCACAG GGATGGTGGTCTGGTGTACATTGATGCCACGAATGACACAAATGGGGATAATCATCAGCTAGACTCAG GTTTAAAATCTAGTTTACATGATGAAAACGGCTCAGTAATCAAAGAGAAGGTTGTAGTAGAAGCTGCATTACCAAATGGGAATTCAGGGCCCAG AATTCATGCAGGGCAGGTTATTGAACAGAACAGGGAGACACTTGATAATGAACCCACTACAGTTTATTCAAGGCAGGAGGAGACGACAGCTCAGAGGGTTCTTGAACGAGATAACTGTAAGGTGTTGAGTGAATCCATTGAAATACCCGACTCTCAGAACAGTTCCAGCATACAGTATGAGGTTCAAGAAGACAATAATCTGCCAGGTTCGGAAGCTAACTTGGAAGCCACACAAAGTAGTATTGCCAAGCGAAAGGGTAAGAGAGTTACCAGATCCAACACGCGAGGAGGCTGGGCCAAGGGTGTCAAATAA
- the LOC130943319 gene encoding fasciclin-like arabinogalactan protein 3 codes for MGSRNTSVLCLALFLAFSSCIHGLDITSALSKYPEFIKFSKYLTETKLVDQINGQKAVTVLALGDDALASLDGKPQDYIKAVLANHVITNYYDEKLLVAAVGSHEKLATLSSSGIFVNLINDGEVAFAPAEKEQYESKLVRTVDTQPESLSIMEVHQPIFAPSAVANAVAATVSSEGKKVQEAAAGISGGCRVEMGLFGGVVIALVSLFASL; via the coding sequence atgggTTCGAGAAACACCTCTGTTCTGTGCTTGGCACTTTTCCTTGCTTTCTCTTCATGCATTCATGGCTTAGATATCACTAGCGCACTCAGCAAATACCCAGAATTCATCAAATTCAGCAAGTACCTCACCGAAACCAAGCTTGTTGATCAAATAAACGGCCAGAAAGCCGTTACCGTCCTCGCCCTCGGCGACGACGCACTCGCCTCCCTTGACGGGAAGCCCCAGGACTACATCAAGGCAGTCCTGGCCAACCACGTGATTACCAACTACTACGACGAGAAGCTTCTCGTCGCAGCAGTTGGTAGCCACGAGAAGTTGGCCACACTCTCATCTTCTGGAATCTTCGTGAACTTGATCAACGATGGCGAGGTGGCTTTTGCACCCGCCGAGAAAGAACAGTATGAGAGCAAGCTCGTCAGAACCGTTGACACTCAACCCGAATCACTTTCAATCATGGAGGTTCATCAGCCTATTTTTGCTCCATCCGCCGTTGCCAACGCCGTCGCAGCCACCGTGTCGTCGGAAGGGAAGAAGGTTCAAGAAGCAGCAGCCGGTATTAGCGGCGGTTGTCGCGTGGAGATGGGGCTCTTTGGCGGAGTAGTTATTGCCTTGGTTTCGCTCTTTGCTTCATTGTAA